From Halodesulfovibrio sp., a single genomic window includes:
- a CDS encoding GGDEF domain-containing protein — protein sequence MRALRDLVLSLFLPIAVLGGTYFISMNQHVIPHSVVPILPSLPFVIAISGGAMAWKFKRSKAVFLLILIALACWLITLHLPGMSSTGMRLRQAYGLSALLLPLNLAIFAYCEDRGVFTFWGALSALFIAAQAAVVAAVLEPAQGSDFIAWVHAIAMPLDRHDLLPAWASSWTFLPQPVLIVAGSVLFLLCLFMIINRGKRDSTYVTLITSCIAVLAAYHYVAVPNVSALFFMATAFIITLSLFQDSYFMAYVDELTELPSRRALNADFKKLGRKYALAMVDIDHFKKFNDTYGHDIGDDVLRMVAGHLSRVTGGGTAYRYGGEEFTIVFPKGVAKEVESHLDDLRQRIARTDFHIRSGKRAPKKKNVRKGAVNVTISIGIAERTDGAQSPMDVVKLADKALYKAKGAGRNIVKIASAPRNSRSKEKSSKRNFRK from the coding sequence ATGAGAGCGCTCAGGGATCTAGTTCTCTCTTTGTTTCTGCCTATTGCCGTGCTTGGTGGAACATATTTTATTTCAATGAATCAGCATGTTATTCCGCATTCTGTGGTACCTATTCTGCCATCGTTACCGTTTGTTATTGCGATTAGCGGTGGTGCAATGGCGTGGAAGTTCAAGCGCAGTAAAGCAGTCTTTTTGCTGATACTGATTGCCCTTGCATGCTGGCTTATTACCTTACATTTGCCTGGGATGAGTAGCACCGGAATGCGTTTGCGGCAGGCATATGGACTTTCTGCCCTGCTATTGCCGTTAAATCTGGCTATTTTTGCCTACTGTGAAGACAGGGGAGTTTTCACTTTCTGGGGGGCTCTTTCTGCACTGTTTATCGCTGCACAAGCCGCTGTTGTTGCCGCTGTTCTAGAGCCTGCGCAAGGCAGTGACTTCATAGCTTGGGTACATGCTATAGCAATGCCGCTGGACAGGCATGATCTTTTGCCTGCATGGGCAAGCAGCTGGACATTTTTACCGCAGCCAGTGCTTATTGTAGCAGGCAGCGTATTATTCCTTTTATGCCTGTTTATGATAATTAATCGCGGTAAACGTGACAGCACGTACGTTACGTTAATTACGAGCTGCATAGCGGTTCTTGCAGCGTATCATTATGTGGCTGTTCCTAATGTCAGTGCATTGTTCTTCATGGCAACCGCTTTTATTATTACGCTTTCCTTATTTCAGGACTCATATTTCATGGCGTATGTGGACGAACTGACAGAGTTACCGTCTAGACGTGCGCTTAATGCAGACTTTAAAAAGCTTGGTCGTAAATATGCCCTTGCAATGGTTGATATCGACCATTTCAAGAAATTTAACGACACATACGGGCATGATATCGGCGATGATGTGCTTCGCATGGTAGCTGGTCACCTTTCCAGAGTGACAGGTGGAGGCACAGCCTATCGATATGGTGGTGAAGAATTTACCATTGTTTTCCCAAAGGGTGTTGCCAAGGAAGTTGAATCACACCTAGATGATTTACGCCAACGGATAGCTCGAACAGACTTTCATATCCGTAGTGGCAAACGTGCACCAAAAAAGAAAAATGTACGTAAGGGCGCTGTAAACGTCACAATCTCCATTGGTATTGCAGAACGCACAGATGGAGCACAGTCACCTATGGATGTGGTAAAGCTTGCAGATAAAGCGCTCTACAAAGCAAAAGGAGCAGGGCGTAATATTGTGAAAATTGCAAGTGCGCCACGCAATTCTCGATCAAAAGAGAAATCTTCGAAGCGTAATTTTCGTAAATAA
- the mtnA gene encoding S-methyl-5-thioribose-1-phosphate isomerase — MERHIRFSDEDAALVLLDQRYLPTREDDYCCQTVEHIIYALQTMVVRGAPAIGVTAAYGCWIAAKEVSGSENWKKDLDAKLEEIAEARPTAVNLRWGVERMKALWESSQAETIEALMDIWLEEAKVIHKEDIEICKLIGVHGATVIDDGDTVMTHCNAGALATAGYGTALGVVRGAVDAGKKDISVIANETRPFLQGARLTAYELKEDGIPVSVACDNACGLLMRRGMVDKVVVGADRVAANGDAVNKIGTYSVALLAKAHNVPFYVAAPLSTIDRNMPDGDSTPIEDRTPLEVTHVGDTQITPDDVPVFNFAFDPTPNELIAGIVTEVGVLRPPFSESIKKAFEEQGK; from the coding sequence ATGGAACGTCATATCCGATTTTCTGATGAAGATGCAGCACTTGTACTGCTTGACCAGCGTTATCTTCCAACACGCGAAGATGATTACTGTTGCCAGACTGTGGAACATATTATTTACGCCCTGCAAACAATGGTTGTACGTGGTGCTCCGGCAATTGGAGTTACAGCTGCGTATGGCTGCTGGATTGCGGCAAAAGAAGTTTCTGGCAGCGAAAATTGGAAAAAAGATCTTGATGCTAAATTAGAAGAAATTGCAGAAGCTCGTCCTACCGCAGTTAACTTACGTTGGGGCGTAGAACGTATGAAAGCTCTATGGGAATCTTCTCAGGCAGAAACCATTGAAGCACTGATGGACATCTGGCTTGAAGAAGCAAAAGTAATCCACAAAGAAGATATTGAAATTTGCAAGCTTATTGGAGTGCACGGTGCAACCGTAATTGACGACGGCGACACTGTTATGACGCACTGTAACGCAGGCGCGCTGGCAACAGCTGGATACGGCACAGCACTTGGAGTTGTGCGTGGTGCAGTGGATGCAGGTAAAAAAGACATCTCTGTTATCGCAAACGAAACCCGTCCGTTCCTGCAAGGCGCACGTCTGACAGCCTATGAGCTTAAAGAGGACGGCATTCCGGTTTCCGTAGCATGCGACAACGCTTGTGGACTTCTTATGCGTCGTGGAATGGTAGATAAAGTTGTCGTCGGCGCAGACCGTGTTGCTGCAAATGGCGATGCTGTAAACAAAATTGGTACCTACTCTGTCGCATTACTCGCGAAAGCACACAATGTTCCTTTCTATGTGGCAGCACCATTATCTACCATCGATAGAAATATGCCTGATGGAGATTCTACCCCGATTGAAGACCGCACCCCATTGGAAGTAACGCATGTAGGCGATACTCAAATTACACCAGATGATGTTCCTGTATTTAACTTTGCTTTTGACCCGACTCCAAACGAGCTTATCGCAGGAATTGTGACCGAAGTCGGCGTGCTGCGTCCTC